A stretch of Usitatibacter palustris DNA encodes these proteins:
- a CDS encoding M48 family metallopeptidase, translated as MNTYATIFLAFLAAGLAARAWLALRHARHVTAHRDQVPADFAAIISPEAHRKAADYTLAKLRFALIEMVVLDGALVLLLTLGGGLAALDSMAARAFGDGALRGLVTPFALMAVMALNALPFDLWRTFVIEERYGFNKTTPATFFGDLIKGAVLSVALGAPLLLLIFWFVSTTGALWWLYTWIAWVVFTGFLVAAYPRWIAPLFNKFTPLEEGEVRRRIEALLGRCGFRADGLFVMDGSKRSSHGNAYFTGLGRTKRIVFFDTLLERLTPEEIEAVLAHELGHFARGHIPRMLLVRFALAFVLLAFMGWLLATPGFAHALGLGHPAHIGAALAGFALVLPALLFPFQPIGAVLSRKQEFEADAYAAQHASATGLVTALTKLYRDNAATLTPDPLHSLVYDSHPPAAIRIAHLRNP; from the coding sequence ATGAACACCTACGCCACCATCTTCCTCGCCTTCCTGGCTGCCGGCCTCGCCGCCCGGGCGTGGCTCGCGCTGCGCCATGCGCGGCACGTCACCGCCCACCGTGACCAGGTCCCGGCCGACTTCGCGGCGATCATCTCGCCGGAAGCCCACCGGAAGGCGGCGGACTACACGCTCGCCAAGCTGCGCTTCGCGCTGATCGAGATGGTCGTGCTCGACGGGGCGCTCGTGCTCCTGCTCACGCTGGGCGGCGGTCTTGCCGCGCTCGACTCCATGGCCGCGCGCGCCTTCGGCGACGGCGCCCTCCGGGGGCTGGTCACGCCGTTCGCGCTCATGGCCGTGATGGCGCTCAACGCCCTGCCCTTCGACCTGTGGCGCACGTTCGTGATCGAGGAACGCTACGGCTTCAACAAGACGACGCCGGCGACGTTCTTCGGCGACCTCATCAAGGGCGCGGTGCTCTCCGTCGCCCTGGGCGCGCCACTCCTGCTCCTCATCTTCTGGTTCGTGAGCACGACCGGCGCGCTGTGGTGGCTCTACACGTGGATCGCGTGGGTCGTCTTCACCGGGTTCCTGGTCGCGGCCTACCCGCGCTGGATCGCGCCGCTCTTCAACAAGTTCACGCCGCTCGAGGAAGGTGAAGTGCGCCGGCGCATCGAGGCCCTGCTCGGCCGCTGCGGCTTCCGCGCCGATGGCCTGTTCGTGATGGATGGCTCGAAGCGCTCGAGCCACGGGAACGCGTACTTCACGGGCCTGGGGCGCACCAAGCGCATCGTGTTCTTCGACACGCTCCTCGAGCGCCTCACACCCGAGGAGATCGAGGCGGTGCTCGCGCACGAGCTCGGCCACTTCGCGCGCGGCCACATCCCGCGCATGCTCCTGGTTCGATTCGCGCTCGCGTTCGTGCTGCTCGCGTTCATGGGCTGGTTGCTCGCCACCCCGGGATTCGCGCACGCGCTGGGCCTGGGCCATCCGGCTCATATCGGCGCGGCGCTCGCGGGCTTCGCGCTCGTGCTGCCTGCCCTGCTCTTCCCTTTCCAGCCGATCGGCGCCGTCCTCTCGCGCAAGCAGGAATTCGAAGCCGATGCCTATGCGGCGCAGCACGCGTCTGCCACGGGTCTGGTCACCGCGCTCACCAAACTCTACCGCGACAACGCGGCCACGCTCACGCCCGATCCGCTGCACTCGCTGGTGTATGATTCGCATCCCCCGGCGGCCATCCGCATCGCCCACCTCAGGAATCCATGA
- the glpK gene encoding glycerol kinase GlpK, whose product MPPVTKAVLALDQGTTSSRAIAFGRDGRVLGVAQQEFRQIFPQPGWVEHDAGEIWRTQRDVAAQALAKAGLSAGEVAAVGITNQRETTVVWDRKTGAPIAHAIVWQDRRTAARCDTLRQAGHEALFAERTGLVLDAYFSGTKLAWILDNVAGARARAERGELAFGTIDTWLAWKLSNGAAHVTDVSNASRTLLFNIHTLDWDDELLAILDIPRALLPRVVASSGVVATTECEGLPRGMAIAGIAGDQQAALFGQACHRPGMAKNTYGTGCFLLMNTGERPARSSHRLLTTVAWKRQDKTQYALEGSVFIAGAAIQWLRDGLGIISSAPEIESLAASVPDAGGVFFVPALAGLGAPYWDPRARGAIVGLTRGATRAHLARATLEAIAFQSAELLEAMTADAAIHLTELRVDGGATASNLLMQMQANLLGVPVVRPKVTETTALGAAYLAGLATGFWRDEAEIAALWERDRVFEPALSRDAAATRLAEWKRAVERARDWSRDS is encoded by the coding sequence TTGCCCCCCGTCACAAAGGCCGTGCTCGCCCTCGACCAGGGCACCACCAGCTCGCGCGCCATCGCCTTCGGGCGCGACGGACGCGTCCTGGGAGTGGCACAGCAAGAATTCCGCCAGATCTTTCCACAGCCCGGTTGGGTCGAGCATGACGCCGGGGAAATCTGGCGCACGCAACGCGACGTGGCCGCCCAGGCGCTCGCGAAGGCAGGCCTGTCCGCAGGCGAGGTCGCCGCGGTAGGAATTACCAACCAGCGAGAAACCACGGTCGTCTGGGATCGCAAGACCGGAGCACCCATCGCCCATGCGATCGTGTGGCAGGACCGACGAACCGCGGCGCGTTGTGACACGCTCCGACAGGCGGGTCACGAGGCCCTTTTCGCAGAACGCACTGGGCTGGTGCTCGACGCTTACTTCTCCGGGACCAAGCTTGCGTGGATCCTCGACAACGTCGCCGGCGCCAGGGCGCGGGCCGAGCGCGGCGAGCTCGCCTTCGGGACGATCGATACGTGGCTCGCCTGGAAGCTTTCGAATGGCGCGGCACACGTGACGGACGTGAGCAATGCCTCGCGCACACTGCTCTTCAATATCCACACGCTCGATTGGGACGACGAGCTCCTCGCGATCCTGGACATTCCGCGGGCGCTGCTGCCCCGGGTCGTCGCCTCGAGCGGTGTGGTTGCTACCACGGAGTGCGAGGGCCTGCCTCGCGGCATGGCGATCGCGGGCATCGCCGGCGACCAGCAGGCCGCACTCTTTGGCCAGGCCTGCCACCGCCCGGGCATGGCCAAGAACACCTATGGCACCGGCTGCTTCCTCCTCATGAACACCGGGGAACGTCCTGCGCGCTCGTCGCATCGCCTGCTCACGACCGTCGCCTGGAAGCGCCAGGACAAGACCCAGTACGCGCTCGAAGGCAGCGTGTTCATCGCGGGGGCGGCGATCCAATGGTTGCGCGACGGCCTCGGGATCATCAGCTCGGCGCCGGAGATCGAATCGCTCGCCGCCAGCGTTCCCGATGCGGGAGGCGTGTTCTTCGTGCCGGCGCTCGCGGGACTCGGCGCGCCCTACTGGGATCCGCGTGCGCGCGGCGCCATCGTCGGCCTCACGCGCGGCGCCACACGCGCCCACCTCGCGCGCGCCACGCTCGAGGCGATCGCCTTCCAGAGCGCGGAACTGCTCGAAGCCATGACGGCGGATGCGGCGATCCATCTCACCGAGCTTCGCGTCGACGGCGGCGCGACCGCGAGCAACCTGCTCATGCAAATGCAGGCGAACCTGCTGGGCGTGCCCGTCGTGCGGCCGAAGGTCACCGAGACGACGGCGCTGGGCGCGGCTTACCTCGCGGGCCTCGCGACCGGCTTCTGGCGCGATGAAGCGGAGATTGCCGCACTCTGGGAACGCGATCGCGTATTCGAACCGGCGTTGTCGCGCGATGCGGCGGCGACGCGCCTCGCAGAATGGAAGCGCGCCGTCGAACGGGCGCGCGACTGGTCACGGGATTCATGA
- a CDS encoding protein tyrosine phosphatase family protein has protein sequence MNALRLGAAIVAFAVSAASAQGQDERPVNFVEITPSLATSGQPTAAMLEKLGAQGYQAVIYLAPPTVSDAVKDEPLILGKQGIVYLNIPVKFGAPQPSDFEAFTQALSAFKGRKVLVHCQVNLRASSFMFLHRVVTLRDSPETAWESVRRVWEPEPVWRAFILATLKRHNIAFEPL, from the coding sequence ATGAACGCCTTGCGCCTTGGCGCGGCCATCGTCGCGTTCGCGGTATCCGCGGCCAGTGCGCAGGGGCAGGACGAGCGTCCGGTGAATTTCGTCGAGATCACGCCGTCGCTCGCGACGTCGGGCCAGCCCACGGCGGCGATGCTCGAGAAACTCGGTGCGCAGGGCTACCAGGCCGTGATCTACCTCGCGCCGCCCACGGTGTCAGACGCGGTGAAGGACGAGCCGCTGATCCTCGGGAAGCAGGGAATCGTCTATCTCAACATTCCGGTGAAGTTCGGCGCGCCCCAGCCTTCCGACTTCGAGGCGTTCACCCAGGCGCTTTCGGCCTTCAAGGGCCGCAAGGTCCTGGTGCATTGCCAGGTCAACCTTCGCGCTTCGTCCTTCATGTTCCTGCATCGAGTGGTCACGCTGCGCGATTCGCCGGAAACCGCGTGGGAGAGCGTGCGACGCGTGTGGGAGCCCGAACCGGTCTGGCGCGCGTTCATCCTTGCGACGCTGAAGCGCCACAACATCGCCTTCGAACCGCTCTGA
- the orn gene encoding oligoribonuclease produces MAQDSTPLVWIDMEMSGLVPDRERVLEVAMVVTDSQLNVLAEAPVLVIHQPDAVLAGMDSWNTATHTRSGLVDKVKSSTLSEAEADAQLVAFLKPLVAQGVAPLCGNTVHQDRRFMALYLPLLDAYLHYRIIDVSTLKELAKRWRPDVLAGVTKHGKHEALADVHESIDELRHYRQHFLKADPPAA; encoded by the coding sequence ATGGCACAGGACAGCACCCCGCTCGTTTGGATAGACATGGAGATGTCGGGCCTCGTTCCCGACCGCGAGCGCGTGCTCGAGGTGGCGATGGTGGTCACCGACTCCCAATTGAACGTCCTGGCCGAGGCGCCGGTGCTGGTTATCCACCAGCCGGATGCCGTTCTTGCGGGCATGGACTCGTGGAATACCGCCACGCACACGCGTTCGGGCCTCGTCGACAAGGTAAAGTCCTCGACGTTGTCCGAGGCCGAGGCGGATGCGCAACTCGTTGCCTTCCTGAAGCCCCTCGTGGCCCAGGGTGTGGCGCCGCTTTGTGGCAACACCGTCCACCAGGACCGCCGCTTCATGGCGCTCTACCTGCCGTTGCTCGACGCGTACCTGCACTACCGCATCATCGACGTGTCCACGCTGAAGGAACTCGCCAAGCGCTGGCGTCCCGATGTCCTCGCGGGCGTGACCAAGCACGGCAAGCACGAAGCGCTCGCCGACGTGCACGAGTCGATCGACGAGCTGCGGCACTATCGCCAGCACTTCCTGAAAGCCGATCCACCCGCGGCATGA